A window of the Chanodichthys erythropterus isolate Z2021 chromosome 21, ASM2448905v1, whole genome shotgun sequence genome harbors these coding sequences:
- the si:dkey-43k4.5 gene encoding potassium voltage-gated channel subfamily S member 2 produces the protein MVKERHAWWILDSKDHLLHINVGGLRHTLCSSILRKFPDTRLGQLLSCDSEDDILQLCDDFDVQQKEFYFDRNPGLFPYVLHFYQTGKLHIMEELCIFSFSQEIEYWGISDFFLDSCCSYRYLDRKLERHHKSWDEESDVSSVDTSVDEISDLNKDIEHFHDIRFGNIRKCLWLTLENPGYSIPSKIFSLLSICVVLISIATMCINSIPEYQRFDENGNPAEDPTMHVLEVFCICWFTFEVVTRMLLAPNHRKFFLLPLNVIDIISVMPIYITIFFDMVIGSESELGNLGKLVQVLRLMRIFRVLKLARHSTGLRSLGATLRHSYREVGILLLYLAVGVSVFSGMAYTAEYEEDVGLDTIPACWWWGTVSMTTVGYGDVVPVTVAGKLAASGCILGGTLVVALPITIIFNKFSHFYRKQKALEASVRNNNNKTLMMRQQRNSEDTEIHGHNHCLEDGEKDEDVTYERGVVNYSYEDHPLTYTV, from the exons ATGGTGAAGGAAAGACATGCTTGGTGGATTTTGGATTCTAAGGACCACCTTTTACACATCAATGTAGGTGGGTTGAGGCACACTCTGTGTTCAAGCATTCTGAGGAAGTTTCCGGACACACGTCTTGGCCAACTCTTGTCCTGTGATTCAGAAGATGACATTCTACAACTCTGTGATGACTTTGATGTTCAACAGAAAGAGTTTTACTTTGACCGTAACCCTGGTCTCTTCCCTTATGTCCTGCACTTCTATCAGACTGGCAAGCTGCATATTATGGAAGAGCTGTGCATTTTCTCCTTCTCTCAGGAAATAGAGTACTGGGGCAtcagtgatttttttcttgacaGCTGCTGTAGTTACCGTTACCTTGATCGTAAATTGGAGAGACATCATAAATCCTGGGATGAAGAGAGTGATGTTAGCAGTGTGGATACATCAGTTGATGAGATTTCTGATCTGAACAAAGATATTGAGCACTTCCATGATATACGTTTTGGAAACATTCGCAAGTGTCTATGGCTAACATTGGAAAATCCAGGTTATTCAATCCCTAGCAAAATTTTCAGCTTGCTTTCCATTTGTGTGGTGCTAATATCAATTGCCACCATGTGTATCAATAGCATTCCAGAATACCAGAGATTTGATGAAAATGGTAATCCAGCTGAAGACCCAACTATGCATGTATTAGAAGTGTTCTGCATCTGCTGGTTTACCTTTGAGGTAGTAACACGCATGCTTCTTGCTCCAAACCATCGTAAATTCTTCCTGCTACCACTAAACGTGATTGATATCATCTCAGTGATGCCAATTTATATAACAATCTTTTTTGATATGGTCATTGGGAGCGAGTCAGAGCTGGGCAACTTGGGAAAACTGGTCCAGGTGTTGCGGCTGATGAGGATCTTCAGGGTGCTAAAACTGGCTAGGCATTCAACAGGGTTAAGGTCACTAGGTGCTACTCTACGG CACAGCTACAGAGAGGTTGGAATCTTATTACTGTACCTGGCAGTGGGTGTATCAGTGTTCTCCGGAATGGCTTACACTGCAGAATATGAGGAAGATGTTGGTTTGGACACAATCCCAGCCTGCTGGTGGTGGGGAACAGTTAGTATGACAACAGTGGGATATGGAGATGTGGTGCCAGTGACAGTGGCAGGAAAGCTGGCAGCATCTGGCTGCATCCTGGGCGGCACATTAGTTGTGGCACTACCCATCACCATCATATTCAACaagttttcacatttttaccGCAAACAAAAAGCTCTTGAGGCATCagtgagaaacaacaacaacaagacaCTTATGA